One genomic segment of Gadus chalcogrammus isolate NIFS_2021 chromosome 3, NIFS_Gcha_1.0, whole genome shotgun sequence includes these proteins:
- the LOC130379914 gene encoding sphingosine kinase 1-like, with product MEPKKVDPSLINDSSQVVLYGEFLAADNPKVKFVVSLTETDLAVQKLLAPSPVLGRSRQTFNLKDCVGARSYREDDNEDSGAYFSVYFYPLKKRWMSTGVSRQRVEQCFQVASVQDPRANLEEADKWARAIQQRMGLLQPSRDGVLLSEVRRPCRVMLLVNPQSGKGQALALYNGPVQRMLHEAGVPHTLFITERKNHARELVREADLSQWDALVIISGDGLLYEVVNGLLEREDWEQAIHTPLGILPGGSGNALAASIHHYSGGPLVSSEELLVSCGFILCKGLVSRMDLTSVHLGSGQRLFSFLSLAWGFVADVDVESEKYRHVGAARFTVGTLVRLASLRVYRGRLSYLPADDGDGDTGAERGAIPTGGGEHTFRNTCSSNNALNTKRRETPSLYGPADSLLPPADGPVSGDWAVVPEEDFVLMLAMYQSCLAEDLLAAPNAALDQGVIHLMYVKAGISRASLLKLFLAMEKGTHLATGCPHLVYRRVRALRLEPYAAKGLITVDGEAVEYGPVQAQVHRGLARMITG from the exons ATGGAACCGAAGAAGGTAGACCCGTCTTTAATCAACGACAGCAGCCAGGTGGTACTGTACGGGGAATTCCTCGCCGCGGACAACCCAAAAGTCAAGTTCGTCGTCAGCTTGACCGAGACGGACCTCGCGGTCCAAAAGCTCCTCGCGCCCTCACCTGTCCTCGGGCGGAGCAGGCAAACGTTCAATTTAAAGGACTGCGTCGGTGCTCGTTCTTACCGGGAAGATGACAACGAAGACTCGGGGGCATACTTTTCGGTCTACTTTTATCCTCTGAAGAAGCGGTGGATGTCCACCGGTGTTTCGAGGCAGCGGGTGGAGCAGTGTTTCCAGGTCGCGTCGGTCCAGGACCCGCGCGCTAACCTGGAAGAGGCGGATAAATGGGCTCGAGCGATCCAACAGCGTATGGGACTCCTGCAGCCCTCCAGAGACG GGGTGTTGCTGAGCGAGGTACGGCGGCCATGCAGGGTCATGCTCCTGGTGAATCCGCAGAGCGGGAAGGGCCAGGCCCTGGCGCTGTACAACGGACCCGTCCAGCGCATGCTCCACGAGGCCGgggtcccacacacactcttcatcaCCG aGCGGAAGAACCATGCCAGAGAGCTGGTACGGGAGGCTGACCTCAGCCAGTGGGACGCCCTGGTCATCATCTCAGGAGACGGATTACTGTACGAG gttGTAAACGGTCTGCTGGAGAGGGAGGACTGGGAGCAGGCCATCCACACCCCTCTGGGGATCCTTCCTGGGGGCTCAGGGAACGCACTGGCGGCCTCCATCCACCACTACTCTGG aggCCCGCTGGTGTCCAGCGAGGAGCTGCTGGTCAGCTGTGGCTTCATCCTGTGTAAGGGCCTGGTGTCCCGCATGGACCTGACCTCGGTCCACCTGGGCTCGGGCCAGcgcctcttctccttcctctccctggcCTGGGGCTTCGTGGCCGACGTGGACGTGGAGAGTGAGAAGTACCGGCACGTGGGCGCGGCCCGCTTTACCGTGGGCACGCTGGTGAGGCTGGCCTCGCTGCGCGTCTACCGCGGCCGGCTCTCCTACCTCCCGGCGGACGACGGCGACGGGGACACCGGCGCCGAGAGGGGAGCCATCCCCACCGGCGGCGGAGAGCACACCTTCCGCAACACCTGCAGCTCCAACAACGCCCTCAACACAAAGCGGAGGGAGACCCCCTCGCTCTACGGCCCCGCCGACTCCCTTTTGCCCCCCGCCGACGGGCCCGTGTCCGGCGACTGGGCGGTTGTCCCGGAGGAGGACTTTGTGCTCATGCTGGCCATGTACCAGTCGTGCCTGGCCGAGGACCTGCTGGCCGCCCCCAACGCCGCCTTGGACCAGGGCGTCATCCACCTCATGTACGTCAAGGCGGGGATATCGCGCGCCTCGCTGCTCAAGCTGTTCCTGGCCATGGAGAAGGGCACTCACCTGGCCACCGGCTGCCCGCACCTGGTGTACCGCCGGGTGCGGGCCCTGCGGCTTGAGCCCTACGCCGCGAAGGGCCTGATCACTGTGGACGGGGAGGCGGTGGAGTACGGGCCGGTGCAGGCGCAGGTGCACCGCGGTCTGGCTAGGATGATCACTGGATAA